The uncultured Sunxiuqinia sp. genome has a segment encoding these proteins:
- a CDS encoding TonB-dependent receptor: MNRRLILLFMLLCVQTLVWAQDGQVIKGSVADAFSQEPLAGATVVIVGSSPQLGTITDENGNFRLWNIKPGRYNVLVRFMGYENYLFREVLVGSGKEVVLRAGLKELTEELDEVKITARTSKERPINTMATISARQLSVEEANRYAGGFDDPARLAGSFAGVASEVVNNGIVVRGNSPRNLLWRLEGVEISNPTHFADVISFGTGGITALSSHMLANSDFYTGAFPAEYGNALSGVFDVRMRTGNNEKFEHTFQAGIIGIDFASEGPLKKGGASYLFNYRYSTYALLGGLIPEEAGSIGYQDFSFKLNFPTKRAGNFTLLGIGALDSQDRDPFSDPKDWETVQDKEGYDLSLSMGAMGLTHKMLLGENTYLHSTLAASGNGIETAYDQLDDNSTLHKKERVNNDTWKYTLTSTLNHKFGNKHSNRTGFVLDNLHYNVDNREAIVLGNELTTYADEKGSAFSVQLFTQSMIALSSKFELNAGVHAHYFELNEEVSIEPRVGMTYQVGRNQSLGLAYGLNSRIEMIGFYLARQQTAAGIIQPNEELKMTKAHHFGLAYDINLTKNTRFKVEPYYQYLYDVPVVPNSYFSLQNLELDWFFNETLVNEGTGTNIGIDFTLEHFLTNGFYYLATASVFDSKYKGGDGVERNSLYDKNYVVNLLTGKEWQLGRNKANTLSVNARATMMGGDRYLPLLLDQSITSGELIYDYSQAYEEQEDPALVVSLGFSYRKNKPTHASVWSFHLINATGYDEYRDYEFNLKTGLPEKQFDRSIVPNLSYKIEF, from the coding sequence ATGAACAGAAGACTAATTTTATTATTCATGCTGTTATGTGTCCAGACACTTGTCTGGGCACAGGATGGACAGGTTATTAAAGGAAGTGTGGCAGATGCTTTTTCGCAGGAACCACTGGCAGGGGCTACCGTAGTAATTGTAGGTAGTAGTCCGCAACTGGGAACGATAACCGATGAAAACGGAAATTTTAGATTGTGGAATATTAAGCCGGGCAGGTATAATGTGCTGGTTCGCTTTATGGGTTATGAAAACTATCTATTTCGCGAGGTATTGGTGGGGTCAGGAAAGGAAGTTGTATTAAGAGCAGGCTTGAAAGAACTGACCGAAGAATTAGATGAAGTGAAAATTACTGCCCGAACATCCAAAGAAAGACCAATTAATACCATGGCTACCATTAGTGCCCGACAATTAAGCGTGGAAGAAGCCAACCGATATGCCGGAGGTTTCGATGATCCGGCTCGTTTGGCAGGCTCGTTTGCAGGAGTGGCTTCAGAAGTTGTCAACAACGGAATTGTCGTTCGCGGAAACTCACCACGTAATTTGCTATGGCGATTGGAAGGTGTTGAAATTTCGAATCCAACCCATTTTGCCGATGTGATTTCGTTTGGAACTGGAGGTATTACAGCTTTGTCGAGTCACATGCTGGCCAACTCTGATTTTTATACAGGAGCTTTCCCCGCTGAATATGGGAATGCGTTGTCGGGTGTTTTTGATGTTCGCATGCGTACCGGAAACAACGAGAAGTTTGAGCATACTTTTCAGGCTGGCATTATTGGGATCGATTTCGCTTCGGAAGGACCTCTAAAAAAGGGAGGTGCGTCGTATTTGTTTAACTATCGATATTCAACGTATGCATTGCTGGGTGGGCTAATTCCAGAGGAGGCCGGCTCTATCGGCTATCAGGATTTTTCATTCAAGTTGAACTTCCCAACAAAAAGAGCGGGCAACTTTACACTTTTGGGAATTGGAGCTTTAGATAGTCAGGATCGTGATCCGTTCTCCGATCCGAAAGACTGGGAAACGGTTCAGGATAAAGAAGGCTATGATTTGAGTTTGTCGATGGGAGCAATGGGACTTACCCATAAAATGCTTCTCGGCGAAAATACGTATTTACATTCAACATTGGCAGCCTCTGGAAATGGGATTGAAACAGCCTATGATCAGTTGGATGACAATAGCACATTGCATAAAAAGGAGCGCGTGAACAACGATACCTGGAAATATACATTGACCAGTACGTTGAATCATAAATTCGGGAATAAGCATTCGAACCGAACCGGCTTTGTTTTAGATAATTTGCATTACAATGTGGATAATCGAGAAGCCATTGTTTTAGGTAATGAACTGACCACTTATGCCGACGAAAAGGGAAGTGCTTTTTCCGTTCAACTTTTTACACAATCGATGATAGCATTGAGTAGTAAATTTGAACTAAACGCCGGGGTGCATGCACATTATTTCGAGTTGAATGAAGAGGTATCAATTGAACCGCGGGTAGGAATGACATATCAAGTTGGGCGAAATCAATCATTGGGCTTGGCTTATGGGCTTAACAGCCGGATAGAAATGATTGGGTTTTATCTGGCTCGTCAGCAAACTGCGGCAGGAATAATTCAGCCCAACGAGGAGTTGAAAATGACCAAGGCGCATCATTTTGGCTTGGCTTATGATATCAACCTGACTAAGAATACAAGGTTTAAAGTTGAGCCTTACTACCAGTATTTGTATGATGTTCCGGTTGTTCCGAATAGTTATTTCTCGTTGCAGAACCTGGAGCTTGATTGGTTTTTCAACGAAACCTTGGTTAATGAGGGAACGGGAACAAACATCGGAATTGATTTTACCCTGGAACATTTTTTAACCAATGGCTTTTACTACCTGGCAACTGCTTCAGTTTTCGACTCAAAATATAAAGGGGGCGATGGCGTGGAGCGAAACAGCCTGTACGATAAAAACTATGTCGTTAATCTGCTGACCGGAAAAGAATGGCAATTGGGTCGCAATAAGGCAAATACCCTGAGTGTGAATGCTCGTGCTACCATGATGGGAGGAGATCGTTATTTGCCGCTGTTGTTAGATCAGTCGATAACTAGTGGTGAGCTGATTTATGATTACTCTCAGGCCTATGAAGAGCAGGAAGATCCGGCATTGGTTGTTTCTTTGGGATTTTCGTACAGGAAGAATAAACCAACTCATGCTAGTGTGTGGTCATTTCATTTAATTAATGCTACGGGCTATGACGAATATCGGGATTATGAGTTTAATCTGAAAACCGGCTTGCCTGAGAAACAGTTCGATCGGAGTATTGTTCCAAACTTGAGTTATAAAATTGAATTTTAG
- a CDS encoding four helix bundle protein, translated as MHNFKNLKIWQNSRLLVKEVFLSTRDFPVDEKFGLVSQILRSAYSVPSNIAEGSGRSTNKEFARFLDIALGSAFELETQLILASDIGYLSENKLQEIQTLLQEIQKMIYSFKMNL; from the coding sequence ATGCACAATTTTAAGAATTTGAAAATATGGCAAAATTCCCGTTTACTGGTGAAAGAAGTATTTCTTTCAACCAGGGATTTTCCTGTAGATGAAAAATTCGGACTTGTATCTCAAATTTTAAGAAGTGCGTATTCAGTCCCCTCAAATATTGCTGAAGGATCGGGACGTTCAACTAACAAAGAGTTTGCTAGGTTTCTGGACATTGCTTTAGGCTCTGCTTTTGAACTTGAAACTCAATTGATTCTTGCTTCGGATATTGGTTATTTATCTGAAAATAAACTACAAGAAATACAAACCTTATTACAAGAGATTCAAAAAATGATTTACTCATTCAAGATGAATTTGTAG
- a CDS encoding LytTR family DNA-binding domain-containing protein — protein sequence MKFRILIFEDEQLTAERLEQLLLRLGYDLDILGVLNSIKQGVAWFKSNPNPDLILMDIHLSDGSCFELFNKVTIDVPVIFTTAYDDYAIKAFKVNSIDYLLKPIDFQDLSEAFNKFRKYQSPDPQAKQQLIQSLYEQISRKGKYKQRFLVKLGEQLKRIESREIAYFIFDDGLVWANSQSGLRLPMDQSLEQLEQLLDPSQFFRINRKMLINLNSVKKIHLYFNSRLKLHLDPDFGKDVIVSRERVNDFKEWMG from the coding sequence ATGAAGTTCAGGATTTTAATATTTGAAGATGAACAATTAACCGCAGAGCGCTTGGAACAGCTGCTATTGCGCTTAGGTTACGATCTGGATATACTGGGCGTTCTGAATTCTATAAAACAAGGTGTCGCATGGTTTAAGTCGAACCCTAATCCTGATTTGATCTTGATGGATATTCACTTGTCAGATGGTTCCTGTTTTGAGCTTTTCAACAAAGTCACCATCGATGTGCCGGTTATTTTCACAACGGCTTACGATGATTATGCGATAAAGGCATTTAAGGTTAATAGCATTGATTATTTGCTAAAACCGATAGATTTTCAGGACTTGTCGGAGGCATTTAATAAGTTCAGGAAGTATCAGAGTCCTGATCCACAAGCAAAGCAACAGTTGATTCAATCATTATATGAACAAATCAGCCGCAAGGGGAAATATAAGCAACGGTTTCTGGTTAAGCTTGGGGAGCAGCTCAAGCGAATTGAAAGTCGCGAAATAGCTTATTTTATTTTTGACGATGGTTTGGTGTGGGCGAATAGCCAATCTGGATTAAGACTGCCCATGGATCAGTCTTTAGAACAGTTGGAGCAGCTACTGGATCCATCTCAGTTTTTTCGCATCAACCGGAAAATGCTGATTAATCTCAATTCGGTAAAAAAAATACATCTGTATTTCAACAGCCGGTTAAAATTGCATCTTGATCCTGATTTTGGGAAGGACGTGATTGTAAGCAGGGAGCGCGTGAATGATTTTAAAGAGTGGATGGGGTGA
- a CDS encoding histidine kinase codes for MDQTAKRKYSLIELLLGFVLINGLHFLIKKYDSSFEGIWDYGMRGIFFHLFFVLVGLVFLWLGRWLSKEIRSSAFKNLKRRLQLVLGATIFLTYGLFVSISFNELYYFLFYRITDQEYIWKEHQLFDPDFSLIIFIFYFFVATGINLVHYFRNWREAQLMAERLKKENIQSKFEVLKNQIDPHFFFNSLSVLTSLVYKDANLSAEYITQLSKMYRYILEGKNQSLALVREELNFLNSYIFLIKVRYDETIRFDIELDEKLAETVFLPNSALQMLVENAIKHNRFGDENPLAVRIFSDDGYIQVVNNISKRELIESSSKIGLENIKKRYELLGDYELLIEETEQTFTVKLPKLLANEVQDFNI; via the coding sequence ATGGATCAAACAGCAAAAAGAAAATATTCTCTTATTGAGTTGCTTTTAGGCTTCGTGTTAATCAATGGGCTTCATTTCCTGATCAAGAAATACGACTCCTCATTTGAAGGTATTTGGGATTATGGCATGAGAGGAATTTTCTTTCATTTATTCTTTGTATTGGTGGGGCTTGTTTTTTTGTGGCTCGGAAGATGGCTGTCGAAAGAGATCCGGTCATCAGCTTTTAAAAATCTGAAGAGACGACTTCAGCTTGTTCTGGGAGCAACCATTTTTTTGACATACGGGCTATTTGTTTCCATCAGCTTTAATGAATTATACTATTTTCTGTTTTATCGAATAACAGATCAGGAGTACATATGGAAAGAGCATCAGCTATTTGATCCGGACTTTTCGCTAATCATCTTCATTTTTTATTTTTTCGTCGCTACGGGGATTAATCTAGTTCATTATTTCAGAAACTGGCGAGAAGCACAATTGATGGCTGAGCGTCTGAAAAAGGAAAATATTCAATCGAAGTTTGAAGTTTTGAAAAATCAGATCGACCCTCATTTTTTCTTTAATAGTTTGAGTGTGCTGACTTCTCTGGTTTATAAGGATGCAAACCTGTCGGCTGAATACATAACACAACTGTCGAAAATGTACCGCTATATTTTGGAAGGTAAGAACCAGAGTTTGGCGTTGGTTCGAGAGGAGCTGAACTTTTTGAATTCCTATATCTTTCTAATCAAAGTGAGGTACGACGAAACGATCCGTTTTGATATTGAACTGGATGAAAAGCTGGCAGAGACTGTTTTTCTACCTAACAGTGCTTTGCAAATGCTGGTTGAGAATGCCATCAAGCATAACCGGTTTGGTGACGAGAATCCGCTGGCTGTGCGCATCTTCTCCGATGATGGCTATATTCAGGTGGTTAATAATATAAGTAAAAGAGAACTGATTGAGTCCTCTTCGAAGATCGGACTGGAGAACATTAAGAAACGATACGAATTGCTCGGCGATTACGAGTTGCTTATTGAAGAGACCGAGCAGACTTTTACCGTAAAATTACCAAAACTATTGGCCAATGAAGTTCAGGATTTTAATATTTGA
- a CDS encoding SDR family NAD(P)-dependent oxidoreductase encodes MNDTECLYTLITGASTGLGKAFAEECASRKMNLILISLPNENLDKLCEKLKQTYQIKVQCKETDLTNLETVVDFANWVTQNFTVNILINNAGIGGTQGFADSEIGYLDNMIQLNIRAMTLLTRILLPELKKLNSSYILNVSSLAAFSPVPYKTIYPATKAFVHHFTRGLEAELEDSNVSVSVLNPGPIMTNADVSTRINGQSSYVKLSIMTPAQIATIALGKMLKGKSVIIPGIMNRINAFFIRLVTENFRISVGTRIFKREKKNSDENTDNRSKQSSWKQSGKKTIAR; translated from the coding sequence ATGAATGATACTGAGTGTTTATACACTTTAATTACCGGTGCCAGCACGGGGCTCGGAAAAGCGTTTGCTGAAGAATGTGCCAGTAGAAAGATGAACCTGATCCTGATTTCGTTGCCAAATGAAAATCTCGATAAATTGTGCGAAAAGCTCAAGCAAACCTACCAAATAAAGGTTCAATGCAAAGAAACGGATCTCACCAATCTCGAAACAGTTGTAGATTTCGCGAATTGGGTAACGCAAAATTTTACGGTCAATATCCTAATCAACAACGCGGGAATTGGAGGAACGCAAGGATTTGCAGATTCCGAAATTGGCTACCTCGACAACATGATCCAACTAAACATTCGTGCAATGACATTATTGACCCGAATTCTTTTGCCTGAATTAAAAAAGCTTAATTCATCATATATTCTCAATGTTTCGAGCCTGGCTGCCTTTTCGCCCGTACCCTATAAGACGATTTATCCAGCCACAAAAGCCTTTGTTCATCATTTTACAAGAGGACTGGAAGCCGAGCTCGAAGATTCAAATGTAAGTGTCAGCGTATTAAATCCGGGTCCAATCATGACGAATGCCGATGTTTCCACACGAATAAATGGACAAAGTTCTTACGTAAAGTTATCCATTATGACCCCTGCACAGATTGCGACTATTGCACTTGGGAAAATGCTGAAAGGTAAATCAGTAATCATTCCTGGTATCATGAACCGGATCAATGCCTTCTTTATCCGTTTGGTTACGGAAAACTTCCGCATATCTGTAGGAACCAGAATTTTTAAACGTGAGAAAAAAAACAGCGATGAAAATACTGATAACCGGAGCAAACAGTCTTCTTGGAAGCAATCTGGTAAGAAAACTATTGCACGCTAA
- the scpA gene encoding methylmalonyl-CoA mutase, whose amino-acid sequence MKPNFKNINIKTVAPQPEAGEWAAQNKIEKDWVTPEQIPVKPVYTKDDLEGMEHLNYAAGLPPYLRGPYSAMYAMRPWTIRQYAGFSTAEESNAFYRRNLAAGQKGLSVAFDLATHRGYDSDHPRVVGDVGKAGVAIDSILDMKILFDQIPLDKMSVSMTMNGAVLPVMAFYIVTALEQGATLEQLSGTIQNDILKEFMVRNTYIYPPEFSMKAIADIFEFTSQKMPKFNSISISGYHMQEAGATADIEMAYTLADGLEYLRTGIKAGLDVDAFAPRLSFFWAVGMNHFMEIAKMRAARMIWAKLVKQFNPKNPKSMALRTHSQTSGWSLTEQDPFNNVGRTAIEAMAATLGHTQSLHTNALDEAIALPTDFSARIARNTQLYIQQETEICRGADPWAGSYYVESLTQELYNKAWALIEEVEKLGGMSKAVETGVPKMRIEEAAARAQGRIDSGGQTIVGVNKYRLEKEDPIDILDIDNTEVRKSQIKRLEKLRGERNEEDVQQALAAITKCAETGEGNLLDLSVKAAQKRASLGEISDACEKIVGRYKAVIRTISGVYSSESKQDKTFKEAQDLATKFAELEGRQPRIMIAKMGQDGHDRGAKVVATGYADLGFDVDMGPLFQTPEEAAKQAVENDVHVMGVSSLAAGHKTLVPAVIAELKKLGREDIMVIAGGVIPAQDYKYLYEAGVVAIFGPGTSVSAAGKKILEVLISAHEE is encoded by the coding sequence ATGAAACCGAATTTTAAGAATATAAACATAAAAACAGTTGCTCCTCAGCCTGAGGCGGGAGAGTGGGCTGCTCAAAATAAAATTGAGAAAGACTGGGTGACTCCGGAACAGATTCCAGTGAAACCAGTTTATACCAAAGACGATTTGGAAGGCATGGAGCATTTAAATTATGCTGCCGGTTTGCCACCATATCTTCGTGGACCATATTCAGCCATGTACGCTATGCGTCCGTGGACGATCCGTCAGTATGCCGGATTCTCTACCGCTGAAGAGTCGAATGCGTTTTACCGCCGTAATCTGGCTGCCGGACAAAAAGGGCTTTCAGTAGCTTTTGACCTGGCAACTCACCGCGGTTACGACTCGGATCACCCTCGTGTAGTGGGTGATGTGGGTAAAGCCGGTGTGGCCATCGACTCAATCCTGGATATGAAAATCCTGTTCGACCAGATTCCATTGGATAAAATGTCTGTTTCGATGACCATGAACGGAGCGGTACTTCCGGTAATGGCATTCTATATTGTAACAGCATTGGAACAAGGCGCTACGCTGGAGCAGCTTTCAGGAACTATCCAAAATGATATTCTGAAAGAGTTCATGGTGCGTAATACCTATATTTATCCACCAGAATTCTCGATGAAAGCAATTGCCGACATCTTTGAGTTTACCTCTCAAAAGATGCCTAAGTTCAACTCCATCTCAATTTCGGGTTACCACATGCAGGAAGCCGGTGCAACTGCCGATATTGAAATGGCCTACACTTTGGCTGATGGTTTGGAATACTTGCGTACTGGTATCAAAGCCGGACTGGATGTTGATGCCTTTGCACCACGTTTATCTTTCTTCTGGGCGGTTGGAATGAACCACTTTATGGAGATTGCCAAAATGCGTGCTGCACGTATGATTTGGGCGAAATTGGTGAAACAGTTTAACCCGAAAAACCCAAAATCGATGGCTTTGCGTACACACTCGCAAACTTCGGGTTGGTCGTTGACTGAGCAAGATCCATTCAACAACGTTGGTCGTACGGCTATTGAAGCGATGGCTGCAACTTTGGGACACACTCAGTCGTTGCACACCAATGCGCTGGACGAAGCAATTGCTTTGCCAACCGACTTCTCTGCTCGTATTGCACGTAATACACAGTTATATATTCAGCAGGAAACCGAGATTTGCCGTGGAGCCGATCCATGGGCCGGTTCATACTATGTTGAGTCGTTGACTCAGGAGTTGTACAACAAAGCTTGGGCATTGATTGAAGAAGTTGAAAAACTGGGTGGTATGTCAAAAGCCGTTGAAACCGGTGTTCCAAAAATGCGTATTGAAGAAGCTGCAGCCCGTGCTCAGGGACGGATCGATAGCGGTGGTCAAACCATTGTTGGGGTAAATAAATACCGTTTGGAAAAAGAAGATCCGATTGATATTTTGGATATTGACAATACCGAAGTTCGTAAATCGCAAATTAAGCGATTGGAAAAACTACGTGGCGAGCGCAACGAAGAGGATGTTCAGCAAGCTCTGGCTGCTATCACCAAATGCGCAGAAACAGGAGAAGGCAACTTGCTTGATCTCTCTGTTAAAGCGGCACAGAAGCGTGCGTCATTGGGTGAAATATCAGATGCCTGCGAAAAAATCGTGGGACGTTATAAAGCTGTAATCAGAACAATTTCAGGCGTGTATTCATCAGAAAGTAAACAAGACAAAACCTTCAAGGAAGCACAGGATTTGGCAACAAAGTTTGCCGAGTTAGAAGGCCGTCAACCACGGATCATGATTGCCAAAATGGGGCAGGATGGTCACGATCGTGGAGCAAAAGTAGTGGCAACCGGTTATGCGGACCTTGGTTTCGACGTAGATATGGGACCGCTGTTCCAAACTCCAGAAGAAGCTGCCAAGCAAGCCGTTGAAAACGACGTGCATGTGATGGGTGTTTCGTCACTGGCTGCAGGACACAAAACCTTGGTTCCTGCCGTTATTGCAGAGCTGAAAAAACTGGGTCGCGAAGACATCATGGTGATTGCCGGAGGTGTGATTCCCGCACAGGATTATAAATATCTGTACGAAGCCGGTGTTGTTGCCATCTTCGGCCCTGGTACCAGCGTATCAGCTGCAGGTAAAAAAATTCTGGAAGTTTTAATTTCGGCTCACGAAGAGTAA
- the mutA gene encoding methylmalonyl-CoA mutase small subunit, protein MTEKYIKLFNEFPPVSSEAWKEKVVADLKGADFDRKLVWRTNEGFSVQPYYRQEDLAKLDYLNALPGEFPYVRGTKTNNNDWYVRQNIIVKDLEESNKKALEVLMKGVTSLGFVFNECTEVTVDDLAVLLKGICLESVEVNFEAKCCTCKIAEAFAEYVLAGKWDAKSIVASVAYDPFGNYLLYGRFKKGVDHVLTQAQSLIGKSAELPKYRVLAVNGKNYGNAGASVVQELAFSLAQGVEYLSTLTEKGVAVEDVAKNIKFNLSVSANYFMEIAKLRAARMLWAQIVKAYEPKCECGCKMRVHAETGSWNKTFYDPYVNMLRTQTEAMSAALGGADSITVLPFNAIFEEPTTFSDRIARNQQLLLKEESHFDKIVDPGAGSYYIEELTASIADEVWKLFIEIQDKGGFLAAAKGGFIQTKVKEMAAKRDLKVATRRENLLGINQFPNFTERLEKAELVEEALSPTDLTADDAEIETLKPYRGAMAFEKLRVATDKYSKENKRPLAFMLTVGNINFSKARSQFACNFFAVAGYDVKDNNGFASVADGVAAAKEAGADIVVICSSDDEYAEAAPTAFDLIKDEAIFVVAGAPACTDDLKAKGIENFIHVKSNLLDELKAYNAKLGIK, encoded by the coding sequence ATGACAGAAAAATATATCAAACTATTTAATGAGTTTCCTCCTGTCAGTTCTGAGGCTTGGAAAGAAAAAGTGGTTGCCGATTTAAAAGGTGCCGACTTTGACCGCAAGCTGGTGTGGAGGACAAACGAAGGTTTTTCGGTTCAACCGTATTACAGACAGGAAGACCTTGCAAAACTAGACTACCTGAATGCATTGCCAGGAGAGTTTCCTTATGTGCGGGGTACTAAAACCAATAACAACGATTGGTATGTTCGTCAGAATATCATCGTAAAAGATTTGGAAGAGTCCAACAAGAAAGCACTGGAAGTATTGATGAAAGGTGTGACTTCGTTGGGCTTCGTTTTTAATGAATGTACCGAAGTTACCGTTGACGACCTGGCTGTTTTGCTAAAAGGCATTTGTTTGGAGTCGGTTGAGGTGAACTTTGAAGCGAAGTGTTGCACATGCAAAATTGCTGAAGCATTTGCAGAGTATGTATTGGCTGGCAAATGGGATGCAAAAAGTATTGTTGCATCTGTTGCTTACGATCCCTTCGGAAACTACCTGCTTTACGGTCGGTTCAAAAAAGGTGTTGATCATGTATTAACTCAGGCTCAAAGTCTAATTGGCAAATCTGCCGAATTACCAAAATACCGCGTATTGGCAGTGAATGGTAAAAACTATGGAAATGCCGGTGCTTCTGTTGTTCAGGAATTGGCTTTTTCATTGGCTCAGGGTGTTGAATATCTTTCAACACTAACCGAAAAAGGAGTGGCAGTTGAAGATGTGGCTAAAAACATCAAATTTAATTTGAGTGTGAGTGCCAATTACTTCATGGAGATCGCCAAGCTGCGTGCAGCTCGCATGTTGTGGGCACAAATTGTAAAAGCTTACGAACCTAAGTGTGAGTGCGGTTGCAAAATGCGTGTTCATGCTGAAACCGGAAGTTGGAACAAAACGTTCTACGATCCTTATGTGAATATGCTTCGTACCCAAACCGAGGCAATGAGTGCTGCGTTAGGTGGTGCTGACTCAATCACAGTACTTCCGTTCAATGCAATTTTCGAAGAACCAACAACCTTCTCTGATCGTATTGCCCGTAATCAACAATTGTTGTTGAAAGAAGAATCACACTTCGATAAAATAGTTGACCCTGGTGCGGGCTCATATTATATTGAAGAATTAACCGCATCGATTGCTGACGAAGTTTGGAAGTTGTTCATAGAAATTCAGGATAAAGGTGGTTTCCTTGCTGCAGCAAAAGGCGGTTTCATTCAAACGAAAGTGAAAGAAATGGCTGCTAAACGTGACCTGAAAGTTGCTACCCGTCGCGAAAATTTGTTGGGGATTAACCAATTCCCAAATTTCACCGAGCGATTGGAAAAAGCGGAATTGGTAGAAGAAGCGCTGAGTCCTACAGATTTAACTGCTGACGATGCTGAAATTGAAACCCTCAAACCATATCGTGGTGCAATGGCTTTCGAAAAACTTCGTGTAGCGACTGATAAATACTCAAAAGAGAACAAACGTCCTTTGGCTTTTATGCTAACAGTTGGAAACATTAACTTTAGTAAAGCACGCTCTCAGTTTGCCTGTAACTTTTTTGCTGTTGCCGGTTACGATGTGAAAGACAACAATGGTTTTGCCAGTGTTGCCGATGGTGTTGCTGCCGCTAAAGAAGCTGGTGCCGATATCGTTGTAATTTGTAGCTCTGACGATGAATATGCTGAAGCTGCTCCTACTGCTTTCGACTTAATTAAAGACGAAGCTATTTTTGTAGTGGCCGGTGCGCCTGCTTGCACAGATGATTTGAAAGCAAAAGGAATTGAAAACTTCATTCATGTGAAGAGTAATCTGCTGGACGAGTTGAAAGCTTACAATGCAAAGTTGGGAATTAAATAA